GTTCCCTCTCTGAAGGAACTTACGTCGAAACCCTCTAGAGATAACTCTGGCGTCCATAAGATTGTCGGAGGGTACGTCAAAAATGAACGTCGACACCCAAAACGTGAAAAGTCGGAGTCATAACGTCAAGAAATAGCAGAATAAAGCAAAGACGGGAAGTTTCTGACCGGAAACTCACCTCAAATCGAACGTATTTTATTCCGAAAGTACTGAGATGTTCTTCGTTCTCTGTAGCTTCCTCAACCGATCGATATATAAAAAACACTGGGATATCTTAAGAATAGCTTTAGTTTATAACTGgataagggaaaaaaagaagaccaaCGAATCTCTTACCTTCGCCATCAGTCGTGCGATCAACTGACATTGCTTTTCAACAATGATTGTtggttctagaaaaaaaaacaacagaagttTCGAGAACTATCACTCTCTACTGCTGAAAATGATATGGAAACAacataagaaatagaaatgatgAAACTTGTATAATATCCTGAAGATCCCTTGATGTTCTTCCAAAAGCTAGATTGTATATAGTCGACAGACGAATGCGTTCAATCGGATGGTGGGGTGATTGCATGCTGCTATGCTCGGATGGGAGCCGCAACACGCCCATCTCGTTGAACATACTCGACGCTGACTATaataatgtataatataattaacTATAGTTACAATTTGATAATTCAATGACAATGTCTACCATGTAATATATGATAAGAAATGGACTCGCATCGAATATGACTTACTCAATTGGACCAGCGGGCTCCAAGGGATAAAAGGACGTGAGTCGAATGTACTGCTATTGAATACTGTCAAAAACGCAACAAAAATTTGTCCAGACGCTCACGACGAACGCACGAAAGGCTAAAATATGCATCCAACCGCTTTATAGTCGGTTCGGA
This window of the Necator americanus strain Aroian chromosome III, whole genome shotgun sequence genome carries:
- a CDS encoding hypothetical protein (NECATOR_CHRIII.G9873.T2) gives rise to the protein MLKLELGPSLAAIIYAVRVEASDGPITTVAGFFVSLQACLPTERHQTSIFNSSTFDSRPFIPWSPLVQLKPTIIVEKQCQLIARLMAKISQCFLYIDRLRKLQRTKNISVLSE